One window of the Solanum stenotomum isolate F172 chromosome 11, ASM1918654v1, whole genome shotgun sequence genome contains the following:
- the LOC125845479 gene encoding protein ALP1-like, which translates to MGPVRGHKKKRKVEKKVEKDSLASGSSENGSADWWEMLSKRIAGNVSPSKGLDEFQSVFKMSRRTFDYICSLAEVHMQAKSAHYVFSSGKPMSLHEQVALAMRRLSSGNSLISVGDSFGAHHSTVSQVTWRFIEAIEEKGLHHIRWPSTEEDMTEIKSKFEKIQGLPNCCGAIDATHITMMLSSSEQTADVWLDQNKNHSMVLQAVVDPDMRFRDVVTGLPGKLNENSVLQSSTLFKLCEKGERLNGNKMKLSEETELREYIVGDSGYALLPWLLTPYQGKELSESKAEFNKRHLATRIVAQRALARLKEVWKMIHGMMWRPDKHKLPRFILVCCILHNIVIDMDDDVLDELPLSSHHHDPGYGQEVCESVDKSASVLRDNLSLHLTGR; encoded by the exons ATGGGTCCTGTTAGAGGGCATAAAAAGAAGAGGAAGGTAGAGAAGAAAGTTGAAAAGGATTCTTTAGCTTCTGGGTCTTCAGAGAATGGTTCTGCTGATTGGTGGGAGATGTTATCTAAAAGAATTGCTg GAAATGTTTCTCCGTCAAAGGGTTTGGATGAGTTCCAATCTGTTTTCAAGATGTCTAGAAGAACTTTCGACTACATATGTTCCCTTGCAGAGGTGCACATGCAGGCAAAATCAGCCCACTATGTGTTTTCAAGTGGCAAGCCCATGTCTTTGCATGAGCAAGTAGCGTTAGCTATGAGGAGGCTGAGCTCAGGTAATTCTCTAATTTCAGTGGGCGACTCGTTTGGTGCACACCACTCGACAGTGTCTCAAGTAACTTGGCGCTTTATAGAGGCTATTGAGGAAAAGGGGCTTCACCACATACGGTGGCCTTCAACAGAGGAGGATATGACAGAGATAAAGTCCAAGTTTGAAAAAATTCAAGGACTTCCAAACTGTTGTGGTGCAATTGATGCTACACACATCACAATGATGTTATCTTCCTCCGAGCAAACAGCTGACGTATGGCTTGATCAAAATAAGAACCACAGCATGGTCCTGCAAGCAGTTGTTGACCCTGATATGAGGTTCCGTGATGTTGTCACAGGATTGCCAGGAAAGCTGAACGAGAATTCAGTGCTTCAGAGCTCAACCTTATTTAAACTCTGCGAGAAAGGAGAGAGGTTGAATGGAAACAAGATGAAGCTATCTGAAGAAACAGAACTACGGGAATATATAGTTGGTGATTCTGGTTATGCCTTGCTACCTTGGCTTTTAACTCCTTATCAAGGCAAAGAACTTTCAGAATCTAAAGCTGAGTTCAATAAGAGGCATTTAGCAACTCGTATCGTGGCACAGAGGGCCTTAGCTAGGCTGAAAGAAGTCTGGAAAATGATTCATGGAATGATGTGGAGACCTGACAAGCACAAGCTACCAAGGTTTATCCTTGTATGCTGCATTCTTCACAACATTGTTATTGACATGGACGATGATGTCTTGGATGAGTTGCCTCTATCATCTCATCACCATGACCCGGGATACGGGCAAGAGGTCTGTGAATCTGTCGACAAGTCTGCTTCAGTTTTGAGGGACAATCTGTCCCTCCACTTAACTGGAAGATGA
- the LOC125845054 gene encoding methyl-CpG-binding domain-containing protein 7, with product MEKHNSTMLPPRRHRSGAEYPTSGQLMVAPSSSSSSRFKLPPGWGIEQVLRSSGDRVDRYYYEPGTGQKFRSLRDVERRLNGEIFAPTIRASGVRNYPKSSLSRKMVIYDGKIVRVDEEQLNEWAIVPSTRAATLPYDLPDGWVIEEVPRTDGSMVDKYYYEPGTGQKFRSRIAAQRYLAQMRENVPLSATLEELKENKPLSKMFKLYHHAKKSLPCKRNIVTENSDKSSFLSPPAKVNWVLSSPKGDAWNPFIAGTPIPDSVKQQWTERFMLFMNGENLNAENPD from the exons ATGGAGAAACACAATTCCACAATGCTACCGCCACGCCGCCACCGAAGCGGCGCAGAGTACCCAACTTCCGGTCAACTAATGGTTGCGCCGTCGTCGTCCTCCTCATCAAGGTTTAAGTTACCACCTGGTTGGGGTATTGAACAAGTGCTTCGCTCTAGTGGCGATCGAGTTGACAGG TACTACTATGAGCCTGGGACTGGACAAAAGTTCAGATCATTGAGAGATGTCGAGCGACGATTGAACGGTGAAATATTTGCTCCTACAATCAGGGCATCGGGAGTGAGAAACTATCCTAAG AGTTCTCTATCTCGGAAGATGGTCATCTACGATGGAAAG ATCGTTAGAGTGGATGAAGAGCAGTTGAATGAATGGGCAATTGTGCCGTCAACAAGAGCAGCCACCTTACCTTATGATCTTCCTGATGGTTGGGTGATAGAAGAGGTACCACGTACAGACGGAAGCATGGTGGATAAG TATTACTATGAACCAGGTACTGGACAAAAATTTAGATCCAGGATAGCAGCACAAAGATATTTGGCGCAAATGAGAGAAAACGTTCCTTTGTCTGCTACTCTAGAAGAATTGAAAGAGAATAAACCACTGTCCAAGATGTTTAAGTTGTACCATCATGCAAAG AAATCTCTTCCATGTAAGAGGAACATCGTTACAGAGAATTCGGACAAATCATCGTTTCTTTCTCCACCAGCAAAAGTAAATTGGGTTCTTTCTAGTCCTAAAGGGGATGCTTGGAATCCTTTCATTGCTGGAACACCAATTCCTGATTCAGTAAAACAACAATGGACTGAAAGATTCATGTTGTTCATGAATGGCGAGAACCTGAATGCAGAAAACCCGGACTAG
- the LOC125845055 gene encoding zinc finger protein ZAT11-like, translating into MSALKRSRGEDVLVEAEAMANCALMLLSRFNTKNTSSSSDHHHINDFECKTCNKRFPSFQALGGHRASHNKKPRLLGEFLVQTNKKNKTHKCSICGVEFSLGQALGGHMRRHRDEINKTTTKMIPVLTKSNSSKRIFCLDLNLTPRDDNVDFKLWPTAPIASPVLRIFI; encoded by the coding sequence ATGAGTGCCTTAAAAAGAAGCAGAGGAGAGGATGTGCTAGTGGAAGCAGAGGCCATGGCTAACTGCGCCTTAATGCTTTTGTCTCGTTTCAACACCAAGAACACTTCATCATCATCAGATCATCATCATATTAATGATTTTGAATGCAAGACTTGTAATAAACGCTTCCCGTCTTTCCAAGCTTTAGGCGGTCATCGTGCAAGTCATAATAAAAAGCCAAGATTACTGGGAGAGTTTCTTGTTCAAACCAACAAAAAGAACAAGACGCATAAATGCTCTATTTGTGGTGTGGAGTTTTCTTTGGGTCAAGCGTTAGGAGGGCACATGAGGCGTCATCGCGATGAAATTAATAAAACGACGACAAAGATGATACCAGTGTTAACGAAGTCGAATAGCAGCAAGAGGATTTTTTGTTTGGACTTAAATTTAACCCCTCGTGATGATAATGTTGATTTCAAGTTATGGCCGACCGCACCAATTGCATCTCctgttttgagaatttttatttga